Proteins encoded by one window of Candidatus Odinarchaeum yellowstonii:
- a CDS encoding 4Fe-4S binding protein has translation MSEEKSWREIPMGGLTWLNSIEYKTGEWRSFRPVVDHNKCTRCMQCVIFCPDIAIKYKPDVNMIEINLDHCKGCGVCAEECPVHAITMVKEKD, from the coding sequence ATGAGCGAAGAAAAATCATGGCGTGAAATACCGATGGGTGGTTTAACTTGGCTGAATAGCATAGAGTATAAAACTGGTGAATGGAGAAGTTTCAGACCGGTGGTTGACCATAATAAATGTACAAGGTGTATGCAATGCGTTATATTCTGCCCGGATATAGCGATCAAATATAAACCTGACGTGAACATGATTGAGATAAATTTAGATCATTGTAAAGGGTGCGGCGTATGCGCTGAAGAATGTCCTGTTCACGCTATAACAATGGTTAAGGAGAAAGATTAA
- a CDS encoding 2-oxoacid:acceptor oxidoreductase family protein — protein sequence MNKIIEIRFHGRGGQGAWTATQLLAMSALEEGKYAQSFPSFGPERAGAPMMAFVRISDQPIKLHSDIYNPHSVVVLDPTLLTAVNVLEGMQPEGKLVVNSHEDASTLKSKLKLKDEQELWVVPASDIALEILGRDITSTAMIGALVKATGYVNLDSVLKQVQKRFSGAIGEKNIVLIKRSYEEAKKV from the coding sequence ATGAATAAGATTATCGAGATAAGATTTCACGGTCGTGGCGGTCAAGGCGCTTGGACTGCAACCCAGCTTTTAGCCATGTCCGCTTTAGAGGAAGGAAAATACGCGCAGTCGTTTCCTTCATTCGGACCTGAAAGAGCTGGAGCGCCTATGATGGCTTTTGTAAGAATCTCAGATCAGCCTATAAAATTACATTCAGATATATATAACCCTCACAGCGTAGTCGTTTTAGACCCTACGCTTCTAACTGCGGTGAATGTATTAGAGGGAATGCAACCTGAAGGTAAACTAGTAGTTAACTCTCATGAAGATGCTTCCACGCTTAAAAGCAAGCTTAAATTAAAAGATGAACAAGAGTTATGGGTTGTCCCAGCCTCTGATATAGCTTTAGAAATACTCGGCAGAGATATAACTAGTACCGCGATGATCGGCGCGCTTGTAAAAGCTACAGGTTATGTTAACTTAGATAGCGTGCTTAAACAAGTTCAGAAACGCTTCTCAGGTGCAATAGGCGAGAAAAATATCGTTTTAATAAAGAGATCATACGAGGAGGCTAAGAAAGTATGA
- the nadC gene encoding carboxylating nicotinate-nucleotide diphosphorylase — protein MPENLQWIKQKVLTAFLEDVGYGDLTTEALIPESEIGEADLIAEERGVLAGLQEAKLLFNEFNVNLDAKLKDGEQIIEPGLRIASIKGPLKAILTCERTALNFLMRMSGVATLTHRIVLKAKKVNPKIRVAATRKTIPLLGYFDKRAVQLGGGDTHRLRLDDCILIKDNHIAAVGGVEEALRRVRKQVSFTKKIEIEVENEDDAVKAAKNGADIIMLDNMKPASIISTIRKLEEHKLRDKILLEASGGINEENIEEYAKTGVDVVSLGYITHSAKALNFKIELETLKESFKL, from the coding sequence ATGCCTGAAAACCTTCAATGGATTAAACAAAAAGTATTAACAGCTTTTCTCGAAGATGTAGGATACGGAGACCTAACAACAGAAGCGTTAATACCGGAGAGCGAAATCGGCGAAGCCGATCTAATAGCTGAGGAGAGAGGAGTTTTAGCCGGCTTACAGGAGGCTAAACTACTCTTCAACGAGTTTAATGTAAACTTAGACGCGAAGCTAAAAGACGGTGAGCAAATTATTGAACCGGGATTAAGAATAGCAAGTATTAAAGGTCCTTTAAAAGCGATCCTCACATGCGAGCGAACTGCATTAAATTTTTTGATGAGAATGAGCGGCGTGGCAACTCTAACACATAGAATCGTGTTAAAAGCTAAAAAAGTAAACCCTAAGATTCGCGTAGCTGCAACCCGTAAAACAATACCTCTATTAGGCTACTTCGATAAGAGAGCGGTTCAGTTAGGGGGAGGCGACACCCACCGGCTGAGATTAGACGACTGCATATTAATAAAAGACAATCATATCGCTGCAGTAGGCGGGGTGGAAGAAGCGCTTAGAAGAGTTAGAAAGCAGGTTAGCTTCACGAAGAAAATTGAGATAGAAGTGGAAAACGAAGATGACGCTGTTAAAGCAGCTAAAAACGGAGCGGATATAATCATGCTAGATAATATGAAACCTGCCAGTATAATATCGACTATTAGAAAACTTGAAGAACATAAACTAAGGGATAAAATATTATTAGAAGCCTCGGGGGGAATCAACGAAGAAAACATAGAAGAGTACGCGAAAACTGGAGTTGACGTAGTCTCCTTAGGATATATAACGCATTCAGCTAAAGCTTTAAATTTTAAAATCGAACTTGAAACACTGAAAGAATCGTTTAAATTATAA